A section of the Lampris incognitus isolate fLamInc1 chromosome 8, fLamInc1.hap2, whole genome shotgun sequence genome encodes:
- the shpk gene encoding sedoheptulokinase isoform X2 yields the protein MHGVLFWRAGTGCQWSKNFFTARDSSQLITWQDGRCSHSFLSSLPKPDSHLSLATGFGCATIFWYTKHRPEFLADFTVAGTIHDYVVSMLCGLDNCVMTAQNAASWGYFNTTTNQWNMDILKDAGFPLHLLPQCVAPGCLAGQTCSEWLGIPAHTPVGAALGDFQCSVYSCMAARTDAVLNISTSAQLTYAMPADFKPPDVPQPTSSISYFPHFDGSYLSVAASLNGGNVLATFVGMLSAWMKELGMEVDDSSIYDRLIHCGLSQENSELRVSPTILGERHNPLCLGQVANISTANLSLGHVTRAVCHGVLDNITSMMPAVLLREAGVKRIVGSGSALSRNKVLRQEVERAFPLPVEYGQHVDSAVGVAMAFCDRLE from the exons ATGCACGGGGTCTTGTTCTGGAGGGCCGGGACAG GTTGTCAGTGGTCCAAGAATTTCTTCACTGCCAGAGATAGCAGTCAGCTGATCACCTGGCAGGATGGGCGCTGCAGTCATAGCTTCCTGTCCTCTCTTCCAAAGCCAGACTCACACCTCAGCTTAGCCACAGGGTTTGGCTGTGCCACAATCTTCTGGTATACGAAACACAG ACCAGAGTTCCTTGCAGACTTCACGGTGGCAGGTACCATACATGACTATGTGGTGTCCATGCTGTGTGGTTTGGACAACTGTGTGATGACTGCTCAGAATGCGGCCAGCTGGGGCTACTtcaacaccaccaccaaccagtGGAACATGGACAT CTTGAAAGACGCTGGCTTCCCTTTGCATCTGCTCCCTCAGTGCGTGGCTCCTGGTTGCCTGGCTGGGCAGACATGCTCTGAATGGCTTGGTATCCCTGCTCATACGCCAGTAGGGGCGGCCCTGGGAGATTTCCAGTGTTCAGTCTACTCCTGCATGGCTGCCCGGACAGACGCAG TTCTCAACATAAGCACCTCAGCTCAGCTAACCTATGCAATGCCAGCTGACTTTAAGCCTCCAGATGTTCCTCAGCCCACCTCCTCCATCTCTTACTTTCCCCACTTTGATGGCTCTTACTTGTCAGTGGCAGCATCACTCAATGGGGGAAATGTGCTAGCCACTTTTGTTGGGATGCTTAGTGCATGGATGAAAGAGCTTG GTATGGAGGTTGATGATTCAAGTATATATGACAGGCTGATTCATTGCGGACTGAGCCAGGAAAACAGTGAGCTGAGGGTGAGTCCTACCATCTTAGGGGAGAGACACAACCCTCTCTGTCTGGGCCAGGTGGCCAACATCTCCACCGCCAATCTGTCTCTGGGCCATGTGACCAGAGCCGTGTGCCACGGAGTCCTGGACAACATTACCTCCATGATGCCCGCTGTCCTTCTGCGGGAGGCGGGGGTGAAGAGGATCGTAGGCAGTGGGAGCGCGCTCTCTCGCAACAAAGTGCTAAGGCAGGAAGTAGAGAGGGCATTTCCTCTGCCTGTGGAATACGGACAACATGTAGACTCTGCTGTCGGTGTGGCAATGGCCTTTTGTGACAGGCTTGAATAA
- the shpk gene encoding sedoheptulokinase isoform X1: protein MSAYVLGIDIGTTSVKVALLEAGSKTVAASCSLPTAADIVGGADSQAKEQDTGRIISCLHDCVASLPGDKLQNVCRIGLSGQMHGVLFWRAGTGCQWSKNFFTARDSSQLITWQDGRCSHSFLSSLPKPDSHLSLATGFGCATIFWYTKHRPEFLADFTVAGTIHDYVVSMLCGLDNCVMTAQNAASWGYFNTTTNQWNMDILKDAGFPLHLLPQCVAPGCLAGQTCSEWLGIPAHTPVGAALGDFQCSVYSCMAARTDAVLNISTSAQLTYAMPADFKPPDVPQPTSSISYFPHFDGSYLSVAASLNGGNVLATFVGMLSAWMKELGMEVDDSSIYDRLIHCGLSQENSELRVSPTILGERHNPLCLGQVANISTANLSLGHVTRAVCHGVLDNITSMMPAVLLREAGVKRIVGSGSALSRNKVLRQEVERAFPLPVEYGQHVDSAVGVAMAFCDRLE from the exons ATGTCAGCCTACGTGTTGGGCATAGACATCGGAACCACTTCGGTTAAAGTTGCGTTATTAGAAGCTGGCTCCAAGACTGTCGCCGCAAGCTGCTCGTTGCCCACTGCGGCGGACATCGTTGGCGGTGCGGACTCGCAG GCCAAAGAGCAGGACACGGGGCGCATAATAAGCTGTCTCCATGACTGTGTCGCCTCTCTGCCCGGGGACAAGCTGCAGAATGTCTGCAGAATTGGGCTGTCGGGACAAATGCACGGGGTCTTGTTCTGGAGGGCCGGGACAG GTTGTCAGTGGTCCAAGAATTTCTTCACTGCCAGAGATAGCAGTCAGCTGATCACCTGGCAGGATGGGCGCTGCAGTCATAGCTTCCTGTCCTCTCTTCCAAAGCCAGACTCACACCTCAGCTTAGCCACAGGGTTTGGCTGTGCCACAATCTTCTGGTATACGAAACACAG ACCAGAGTTCCTTGCAGACTTCACGGTGGCAGGTACCATACATGACTATGTGGTGTCCATGCTGTGTGGTTTGGACAACTGTGTGATGACTGCTCAGAATGCGGCCAGCTGGGGCTACTtcaacaccaccaccaaccagtGGAACATGGACAT CTTGAAAGACGCTGGCTTCCCTTTGCATCTGCTCCCTCAGTGCGTGGCTCCTGGTTGCCTGGCTGGGCAGACATGCTCTGAATGGCTTGGTATCCCTGCTCATACGCCAGTAGGGGCGGCCCTGGGAGATTTCCAGTGTTCAGTCTACTCCTGCATGGCTGCCCGGACAGACGCAG TTCTCAACATAAGCACCTCAGCTCAGCTAACCTATGCAATGCCAGCTGACTTTAAGCCTCCAGATGTTCCTCAGCCCACCTCCTCCATCTCTTACTTTCCCCACTTTGATGGCTCTTACTTGTCAGTGGCAGCATCACTCAATGGGGGAAATGTGCTAGCCACTTTTGTTGGGATGCTTAGTGCATGGATGAAAGAGCTTG GTATGGAGGTTGATGATTCAAGTATATATGACAGGCTGATTCATTGCGGACTGAGCCAGGAAAACAGTGAGCTGAGGGTGAGTCCTACCATCTTAGGGGAGAGACACAACCCTCTCTGTCTGGGCCAGGTGGCCAACATCTCCACCGCCAATCTGTCTCTGGGCCATGTGACCAGAGCCGTGTGCCACGGAGTCCTGGACAACATTACCTCCATGATGCCCGCTGTCCTTCTGCGGGAGGCGGGGGTGAAGAGGATCGTAGGCAGTGGGAGCGCGCTCTCTCGCAACAAAGTGCTAAGGCAGGAAGTAGAGAGGGCATTTCCTCTGCCTGTGGAATACGGACAACATGTAGACTCTGCTGTCGGTGTGGCAATGGCCTTTTGTGACAGGCTTGAATAA
- the emc6 gene encoding ER membrane protein complex subunit 6 yields MASVGAKREGPQFISEVAVRGNAAVLDYCRTSVSALSGATAGILGLTGLYGFVFYFLASFLLSLLLILKAGRRWNKCFKSRRLLFTGGLVGGLFTYVLFWTFLYGMVHVY; encoded by the coding sequence aTGGCGTCGGTCGGAGCCAAGCGCGAGGGGCCGCAGTTCATCAGTGAAGTGGCGGTGAGGGGCAACGCCGCCGTGCTGGACTACTGCCGCACGTCCGTGTCTGCGCTGTCGGGGGCCACGGCCGGCATCCTCGGCCTCACCGGACTGTACGGCTTCGTCTTTTACTTCCTTGCCTCgtttctcctctccctcctgctcATCCTCAAGGCCGGGCGTCGGTGGAACAAGTGCTTCAAATCCCGACGGCTGCTTTTCACCGGGGGCCTCGTAGGGGGCCTCTTCACGTATGTCCTGTTCTGGACTTTCCTCTATGGCATGGTGCACGTGTACTAA
- the p2rx5 gene encoding P2X purinoceptor 5, translated as MAAWGGFFFSLLNYKTEKFVIAENRRIGILFRLYQLAVLGYLIGWVFVVKKGYQEKEEAIQSSVITKLKGVSLTNSSETGLHLWGAEDYVIPPNGEQVFFIVTNYVETPNQRLGFCAESFKVPDGRCLSDEDCVQGETVIAGHGIKTGLCVNSTRTCEIHGWCPVEYNRRPSEPLLSEAENFTIYIKNFVRFPKFDFSKSNVLDTANDSYLKRCSYEKENHPYCPIFRLGDLVSWTGNDFQDMAVKGGSVGILIEWKCDLDKDYSKCNPQYSFTRLDMNLNNSVTSGYNFRYTRYYKDETGESYRTLYKVYGIRFDIMINGQAGKFNIVPTIIAIGSGVALMGAGAFACDMILLYMMNTSSFYRERKFEIINFKKEKSKHKDGKAGHRDRKARRQEKEEGEPNSVKEEEEVTALAKVSPNSVESPCAAEKRGPTIPRNTGQRYSALLSPKGGEARHHITFSSHC; from the exons ATGGCGGCCTGGGGGGGCTTCTTCTTTTCTCTGTTGAATTACAAGACGGAGAAATTTGTCATCGCGGAAAACCGAAGAATCGGGATCCTCTTCAGGCTGTACCAGCTGGCGGTTCTGGGCTACCTAATCGG GTGGGTCTTTGTGGTGAAGAAGGGCTAccaggagaaggaggaggccatCCAGAGCTCCGTCATCACCAAACTGAAGGGCGTCTCCCTCACCAACAGCTCGGAGACTGGGCTTCACCTGTGGGGGGCCGAGGACTACGTCATCCCCCCAAAT GGTGAACAGGTGTTTTTCATTGTTACTAACTATGTCGAGACTCCAAACCAGAGACTGGGGTTCTGCGCTGAG AGCTTCAAGGTGCCGGATGGACGGTGTCTCTCAGATGAGGACTGTGTGCAGGGGGAGACGGTGATAGCCGGCCACG gaatcaagactggactgtgtgtgaacAGCACCAGGACATGCGAGATCCACGGCTGGTGTCCCGTCGAATACAACCGGAGACCTTC AGAGCCCTTACTGAGTGAGGCAGAAAACTTCACGATCTACATCAAGAACTTCGTCAGGTTTCCCAAATTCGATTTCTCCAA GTCAAATGTCCTTGACACCGCTAACGACTCCTACTTGAAAAGATGCTCCTATGAGAAAGAGAACCACCCTTACTGTCCCATCTTCCGGCTGGGAGACCTGGTCAGCTGGACTGGGAACGACTTCCAGGACATGGCTGTTAAG GGGGGTTCAGTCGGCATCCTTATCGAGTGGAAGTGTGATTTGGATAAGGACTATTCCAAGTGTAATCCACAGTATAGCTTTACACGGCTGGACATGAACTTGAACAACTCCGTCACATCAGGATACAACTTCAG GTATACAAGATATTATAAAGATGAGACTGGTGAAAGCTATCGCACGTTGTATAAAGTGTACGGGATTCGCTTTGACATCATGATCAACGGCCAG GCTGGAAAATTCAATATCGTCCCCACCATAATCGCTATAGGATCCGGTGTTGCTCTGATGGGCGCC GGAGCCTTTGCTTGTGACATGATCTTGCTCTACATGATGAACACGAGCTCCTTCTACCGGGAGAGGAAATTTGAAATCATCAACTTCAA GAAAGAGAAGTCTAAACACAAGGACGGGAAGGCGGGGCACCGAGACAGAAAAGCCAGGaggcaggagaaggaggaaggagaacCCAACTcagtgaaggaggaagaggaggtgactGCCCTCGCCAAGGTTTCTCCCAACTCAGTGGAGAGCCCGTGTGCTGCGGAGAAACGGGGGCCCACCATCCCGCGCAACACCGGCCAGAGATACTCGGCCCTTCTCTCCCCCAAGGGTGGAGAAGCAAGGCACCACATAACCTTCTCCTCACACTGCTGA